Proteins encoded within one genomic window of Humulus lupulus chromosome 1, drHumLupu1.1, whole genome shotgun sequence:
- the LOC133784144 gene encoding subtilisin-like protease SBT1.2, producing the protein MGARPHFLLSIIFLCLVSLQANTLQTYIVQLHSHGMASSLFTSKLNWHISFLEQSISSDEDPSSRLLYSYSSALEGFAAQLTESELESMQKLPSVVAIRPDERLQLQTTYSYKFLGLSPARENAWYKAGFGRGTIIGVLDTGVWPESPSFNDHLMPPVPKKWKGICQPGQDFNSSSCNRKLIGARFFIRGHRVASTSVSPDSVMEYVSPRDSHGHGSHTTSTAGGASVTMANVLGNGMGVARGIAPFSHVAAYKVCWYNGCYSSDILAAMDAAILDGVDILSLSLGGFPIPLFADSIAIGSFRAMEHGVTVICAAGNNGPIESSVANEAPWVATIGASTMDRKFPAAVQMGNGRTLYGESLYPGNRILGSQKELEIVYVTSEEQGGRFCLSGSLPKDQVRGKMVVCDRGVNGRSEKGQAVLEAGGLAMILTNTELNLEEDSVDVHVLPATAVGFDESIILKTYINSTRRPMGRIKFGGTIIGKSAAPGVAQFSGRGPSFSNPSILKPDVIAPGVNIIAAWPQNLGPSGLPEDSRKVNFTVMSGTSMACPHVSGIAALIHSAHPRWSPAAVKSAIMTTADVTDHSGKPIMDWNKPAGVFAVGAGHVNPVRALDPGLVYDTKPDEYVTHLCTLGYTASEVFSVTHKNVSCHQILMMNRGFSLNYPSISVIFKSGMRSKMISRRVTNVGSPNSIYSLEIGAPQGVKVIVKPKRLIFTRKNQVLNYKVWFISRKRAGKDSDASYAQGHLTWVNAYKGLYRVRSPISVTWKNK; encoded by the coding sequence ATGGGAGCCAGACCCCACTTCCTACTTTccatcattttcctttgcctggTTTCTCTCCAGGCAAACACTCTCCAAACCTACATTGTTCAGCTTCACTCACATGGCATGGCCAGCTCTCTCTTTACCTCTAAGCTCAACTGGCATATCTCATTTCTCGAACAATCCATTTCATCTGACGAAGACCCTTCTTCTCGTCTTCTTTACTCTTACAGTTCCGCCCTGGAAGGTTTCGCAGCTCAGTTAACCGAATCCGAGCTCGAGTCCATGCAAAAGTTGCCCAGTGTCGTAGCAATAAGGCCTGACGAAAGGCTCCAACTTCAAACCACCTACTCTTACAAGTTCTTGGGACTAAGCCCAGCAAGAGAAAATGCTTGGTACAAAGCGGGGTTTGGTCGTGGAACCATTATTGGAGTGCTTGATACTGGAGTATGGCCAGAGAGTCCGAGCTTCAACGACCATTTAATGCCTCCGGTTCCAAAGAAATGGAAAGGGATTTGTCAACCAGGCCAAGACTTCAACTCCTCGAGCTGTAACAGGAAGCTCATTGGCGCCAGGTTCTTCATAAGAGGCCACCGTGTGGCTTCGACATCAGTCTCACCAGACAGCGTGATGGAATATGTTTCGCCACGAGACTCGCATGGCCATGGCAGCCACACTACGTCCACCGCCGGTGGAGCTTCGGTAACTATGGCTAATGTGCTCGGCAATGGCATGGGAGTAGCACGAGGAATTGCTCCATTTTCCCATGTTGCAGCATACAAAGTTTGCTGGTACAATGGCTGTTACAGCTCTGATATCCTTGCTGCAATGGATGCTGCCATTTTGGATGGAGTGGatattctctcactctctctaggcGGCTTTCCCATACCCCTTTTCGCAGACAGTATCGCCATTGGTAGCTTTCGAGCAATGGAACATGGAGTTACAGTTATATGCGCTGCTGGAAACAATGGCCCGATTGAGAGCTCGGTTGCCAATGAAGCTCCTTGGGTTGCCACCATTGGAGCAAGCACAATGGACAGGAAATTCCCTGCCGCAGTTCAAATGGGCAATGGAAGAACACTCTATGGAGAATCTCTTTATCCCGGGAACCGAATTTTGGGCTCTCAGAAAGAGCTTGAAATAGTTTACGTGACGAGTGAGGAGCAGGGGGGTCGGTTTTGCCTCAGCGGGTCTCTTCCAAAAGACCAAGTACGCGGAAAAATGGTGGTTTGTGACCGAGGAGTCAATGGCAGATCGGAAAAAGGTCAAGCTGTGTTGGAAGCTGGTGGCTTAGCTATGATCTTGACAAATACAGAGCTGAACTTGGAAGAAGACTCGGTGGACGTCCATGTTTTGCCTGCTACTGCAGTTGGTTTCGACGAATCTATAATCTTAAAAACTTACATAAACTCCACAAGGAGACCAATGGGAAGAATCAAGTTTGGAGGAACTATCATTGGCAAATCAGCTGCACCGGGAGTAGCTCAGTTTTCAGGCAGAGGACCAAGTTTTTCAAACCCTTCAATTCTCAAACCAGATGTTATTGCTCCTGGGGTCAATATCATTGCTGCTTGGCCACAAAACTTAGGCCCCAGTGGCCTTCCTGAAGATTCCAGGAAAGTGAACTTCACTGTCATGTCAGGGACTTCAATGGCTTGTCCTCATGTAAGTGGAATTGCTGCTCTTATCCACTCTGCTCACCCCAGATGGAGCCCTGCAGCTGTAAAGTCCGCGATTATGACAACTGCTGATGTAACTGACCATTCAGGAAAGCCAATAATGGATTGGAACAAACCGGCTGGAGTTTTTGCTGTTGGCGCCGGACATGTGAACCCGGTAAGAGCTCTTGATCCGGGGTTGGTTTATGACACAAAGCCAGATGAGTATGTCACTCATCTTTGCACTCTTGGATACACAGCTTCAGAAGTATTCTCAGTCACTCACAAGAATGTAAGCTGCCACCAAATTCTGATGATGAACAGGGGCTTCAGCCTTAATTACCCCTCCATTTCAGTAATTTTCAAGAGTGGAATGAGGAGTAAGATGATCAGCAGGAGAGTAACAAATGTGGGGAGTCCTAATTCCATTTACTCACTGGAAATAGGGGCACCACAGGGTGTCAAAGTTATAGTCAAGCCTAAGAGGTTAATATTTACTCGCAAAAATCAGGTTTTGAATTATAAGGTATGGTTCATATCAAGAAAGAGAGCAGGAAAAGACAGTGATGCAAGCTATGCACAAGGCCATTTGACATGGGTGAATGCATACAAGGGCTTGTACAGAGTTAGAAGCCCCATCTCAGTGACCTGGAAGAATAAATGA
- the LOC133784154 gene encoding photosystem II reaction center PSB28 protein, chloroplastic, whose product MATLQSLAFSSPLSHYLHQPRSYSGKVSWTVQASSNSTFIGQSLQLTRPRWSRLRQNAKVPGSMIMMVKPTIQFIQGTDEQTIPDVRLTKSRDGTNGMAIFKFDQPSVFDSSGEVGDITGFYMIDEEGVLQSVDVSAKFVNGKPAGIEAKYIMRTPRDWDRFMRFMERYSNENGLQFIKK is encoded by the exons ATGGCTACTCTGCAATCTCTTGCCTTCTCCTCTCCACTCTCTCACTATCTACATCAGCCACGCTCTTATTCAG GTAAGGTATCTTGGACTGTCCAAGCAAGTTCAAACTCCACATTCATTGGCCAGTCTTTGCAACTGACTCGCCCTCGGTGGTCTCGACTTAGACAGAATGCTAAAGTGCCTGGTTCCATGATAATGATGGTGAAGCCAACTATCCAATTCATCCAAGGAACTGATGAACAGACAATACCAGACGTGAGGCTAACCAAATCAAGAGACGGTACTAATGGAATGGCTATATTCAAGTTTGATCAGCCCTCAGTTTTTGACTCATCTGGTGAAGTTGGTGACATAACTGGCTTCTACATGATTGATGAAGAAGGGGTTCTTCAGTCAGTTGATGTAAGTGCTAAATTTGTCAATGGAAAGCCTGCTGGTATTGAAGCTAAGTATATAATGAGGACTCCACGAGATTGGGATAGGTTCATGAGATTCATGGAGCGATACTCTAATGAGAATGGCTtgcaatttattaaaaaataa